The sequence TCTTCGAAGCCCGCGTCTGCCCGAATCACCTCGGGGCTGCGGTCCATCACCTGATGGACGAAGAGACTGCGCAAGACATTGCTTGGCTCCTCTTCGAAGAGATCGATCCCGCGCCGCCGGAGCTTCATGGTGTAGATCGAGTCGCGGTGCAGGTAGGTGGTCACCAGGGTGCTCACCACGCACGCCGCCATCAGCGGCGGAATGATCGTGATGGTCTGGGTGAGCTCGAAGATCATGATGATCGCCGTGATCGGCGCGTGGGTGGTCGCGGCCACCACGGCGCCCATCGTCACGAGCGCATAGGCCCCCGACGATGCGGTGGCGTCCGGGAACCACTGATGCACGAAGGTGCCCAGGAAGCCGCCGGTCATCGCACCCAGGAAGAGAGAGGGCGCGAACACACCGCCCGAGCCGCCCGACCCGATCGTGATCGAGGTGGCCAGGATCTTGATGACGATGAGCGTGCCGAGCAGCAGCGCCGGCAGTTCGCTCGTGAGCGCGGCACCGATCGTGCTGTAGCCGACGCCGAAGATGTTCGGGAAGAAGATGCCGATCGTCCCGACCAGCGCGCCGCCGACCATCGCGCGTGCCCACTCGGGGACGGGCACCTTCTCGAAGACGTCCTCGGTGCGGTAGAGCGTGAACATGAAGCCCAGCGCTACGAAGCCCGCAACGAAGCCGGCGCCCATGTAGGGGACCAGCTCGAAGGGACTCACGAGCTCGTAGGAAGGCACCGGGAACGCGGGGTGGTTCCCCAGGAAGAAGCGCGAGACGACCGTCGCGACCACCGACGAGATCACGATCGGCGAGAGCTGGGCAACCGCGAAGTTGCCGACCACCACTTCGGCGGCGAAGAGCGCGCCCGCGATGGGCGCGTTGAAGGTGGCCGACACGCCGGCGGCCGCGCCGCAGCCGACGATCGTGCGCAGCTGAGCGGGCGGCAGCTTCAAGAGCTGCCCAATCGAAGAGCCCAGCGCCGAGCCGATCTGCACGATCGGACCTTCGCGTCCCACCGAGCCGCCGGAACCGATCGAGATCGCCGATGCGAGCGCCTTCACTCCGACGACCCGCGGCCGCATGATCCCGCCGCGCAGCGCCACCGCGGCCATCACCTCGGGCACGCCGTGGCCCTTCGCCTCTCGCGCGAAGAAGTAGATCAGCGGCCCGACGATCAAGCCGCCGATCGCGGGTAGCGCGACGCTCCAGTACCAGGGCAGCCGACGCGCGACTTCCAGCGGGTCCTGGGCTTCTGCGAGGACGCCCTCTTCGAACAGGGCGGTGATGCCGTCGCTGCCCTCGAAGAAGAGGGCCTGTACGAAGCGGATCAGGAAACGGAAGACGACGGCGCCGAGCGCGCCGGTGAGGCCCACGCCCACCGCCACGAGCACCATGTACAGATGCCCCCCGGAGCGTGCGGAGGGGCTCTGTCCGACCGGCGCGGCGATGGCGCACCTCGAAGCGGGGGGTGGTGGAGGACGGCGGGGTCGGGGCCGTGGGCCGAAGGCGACCACGCGCGGCGGATGCTAGTCGATCGCTCGCGCTTCGTCGCGGCCCGGGCGCGCGATCCGGGCGCCACTTGACAGTGCCGCGCCGTCGATCGACACTGCGCGCGATGCGTTTCCGCGCCACCGCTCCGACGATCACCACGAAGACTGCGACGAAGCCGCAGACGACGACGGAGACCCCCGTCTAGCCCTGGCCGGAAGCCACGAGTTCTCACGAACGCCCTTCCGGCCCCGCCCGGAGGGGCGTTCGGTTTTTGGGGGGCAGGGCGTACGAGCGTTCAGGGGAGGTCGAGAAACCCGACCCCCCATCACCCCAACCCTTCGAACCTCCAGATCACCACCATCCCACGGGATCGGGCTTCGGCCCGGCCCTCGACCTGCCGAGAACCACCCCAGGAGTCCACCATGTCCGTTCCCTTCCCCGACCTGCGCAACCGAGACCTCACCGTGGCCGTCGTCGGCGCCACGGGTGCCGTCGGCGAAGTGCTCCTCGACATCCTCGCCAAGCGCGACTTCCCGATCGGCGAGCTGCGCCCGCTGGCCAGCGGTCGCTCGGCCGGCTCGAAGGTGGCCTTCCGCGGCGAGCAGGTGGAGGTGGCCGAGGCGAAGCCCGAAGCCTTCGAAGGCGCGGACCTGGTCTTCTTCGCCGCCACTGGCGGCCTCTCGAAGACCCTCGCGCCCGAAGCGGCGAAGCGGGGGGCCATCGCCATCGACAAGTCGAGCACCTGGCGGATGGATCCGACGGTTCCCCTGGTGGTGCCCGAGATCAACGCCGATGCCCTCGACGGGCACCAGGGCATCGTCTCGTGCCCCAACTGCACCACGATCGGCTTCGTGATGGCCCTCGAACCCCTGCGTCGCGCTGCCGGCCTGAAGGAAGTCGTCGTGACCACCCTGCAGGCCGTGTCGGGTGCGGGTCGCGACGGCATCGACGAGCTCGAGGCCCAGCAGGCCGCCCTGGCGGGCGGCGGTACGCCCGAGGCGAGCATCTTCGCGGCCCCGATCGCGAACAACGTCGTGCCGCTCTGCGAGAACTTCCGCGACGACGCCTTCTCCACCGAGGAGGTGAAGCTCCTCTTCGAGACCCGCAAGATCCTGTCCGAGCCCGATCTCTCGGTGACCATGACCTGCGTGCGCGTGCCGGTGCCGGTGGGCCACGCCGCGTCCGTGCTCGTGGAGACCGAGCACGTGCTGGCGCCGGAAGCCGCGCGGGCCGCGCTCGCCGAGTTCCCGGGTGTCGAGGTGGTCGACGACCCGGACGCGCGCGTCTTCCCGACGCCCGCCGACGTCGTGGGCCGCGACGAGGTGCTGGTGGGTCGTGTGCGCAAGGACCTCGAGAGCGATCGCCTCTGGCTCTGGCAGGTGTCGGACAACCTGCGCAAGGGCGCGGCCACCAACGCGGTGCAGATCGCCGAGGCGCTGCGGCTGCGGCCGCCGGTGGTGCGCCGCTAGCGCTCCCAGCGGTTCGAAAACTGCGCGGGTGTGAAGCGCTTCATCGGGGTCCCCGGATCGAACGCCGATCCTTTGGCCCATGGAGTCGCGCGCGCGAGACCCGTTCCGGAGCGTCCCCGCCCAGCGGTCGCAGGACCGCGCGCGCCTGACGGGAGCGTTCGCGGCCTTCTCGATCGCAGAAGGTGCGATCTGGATTGCGCTGCTCGTGTACGCGTACGAGCGCGGCGGGGTGGCCGAAGCCAGCGCGCTCGCGATCCTGCTGCTGGCGCCCAGCGCCGTGCTCGCGCCCGCGTTCGGGGCGCTCGCGAGTCGGTCCGGGCCCGTCCTGCGCCGAGCGCTGGGCCTCCAGGCCGGGCTGGCCGCAGGCGTCGGCGCCGTGTTGGCGGGCTTTGGAGACGGGCTCTGGCCCTATGCCGGGGCCGCGCTCCTGTGCGCTTCCCTCTCGGCGACGCGCCCGATCGTGTCCACGCTGCTGCCGGTCGTGTCGGGACCGGCTCCGCAGCTATCGAGGGCCAACGCGATGATCGTCCTCTTCGAAGGGGTCGGCGATCTCGCGGGGCCCCTCCTCGCCGCGCTCGTACTCGGCGCGGCCGGGCCGGCGGCCGTGCTCTACGTGGCGTCGGTCCTGCTGGCCGTCGCCGCCTGGACGACCCGCGCAGCGCACGTGCCCGATCACTCGGACGCTGGCATCACGCCCGCCCCTTCGCCCCTCGCACTCACACCCGACCGCTGGCTCCTCGTGACCTGTCTCGCGCTGCCCACCCTTTTGTTCGGCGCGGTCGAGCTGCTGGCACCGGCCATCGGCGCCGAGATGCTCGGCGTGACCGGGCAGGTGGCGGGCTACCTCGTGGCGATGCTGGGCTGCGGCGGCGTGGCGGGTGCCTTGCTCGCGCGCACGGTCGGTACGCGTTCGGACCTGGTGCGGCGTCACGGCGTGGCGACGCTGGTTTCGGCCGCCGCGTTCTTCGGCATCGGCGCCAGCTACGACGTATGGACCACTCTGTTCTTGCTCTTCCTCTGCGGCGTCGCGAACGGCTACGCCTGGGTGGTCGGGATGTCGCTCGTGCAACGGGTCGCCACCAACGCCGAGCGCGGGTTTCTGTTCGGGATGCTCGAGAGCGGGGAGGCGATCGGACTGGCCCTCGTCACCCTCGGCATCGCGGCGGTGACCGTGGGGCTCGGTGTTCGGGGAACCTTCGCGATCTTCGGCATGTGCATCGCCTGCATCGTGCTCGTCTCGCAGCTGCGACTGCGCGGGATCGGGAAGCTGGCGACGCTCCCGAGCTGGGCGGCGCGCTAGGCTTCGCCGCCATGAGCGGACCCAAGCCGTGGCGAGTGCACCGTGTCGAAACGATCCAGGAGTGTCGCGTCTTCTCGGTGACGCGGATGGACACGCGCTCGCCGCGCACCGGTGACGATCACCACTTCTTCGGCATCCAGAGCACCGACTGGGTGAATGTCCTGCCCATGACGCCCGAGGGCGAAGTCGTGCTGGTGCGCCAGTATCGTCACGGCTCGGGCACGATCACCCTCGAGACGCCCGGCGGCATGGTCGACCCGGGTGAGGCGCCCGCCGAGGCGGCTGCCCGGGAGCTCCTCGAGGAGACCGGCTACCAGCCCGACGCACTGATTCCGTTGGGTCACATCAACCCGAACCCGGCGCTCTTCGACAACCGGCTCCACGGATTCCTGGCGAAGGATGCGCGCCGCGTCGCCGAGGTGCGCAACGAAAGCACCGAAGAGACTCACGTAGAACTCCTGCCCTGGGAGGAGCTGCGGGCCCAGATCCGCGCGGGAAAGATCGACCACGCGTTGGTGGCGACCGTCGTCTACCTCTACGAGCTGTGGCGGAGTGAGGGCTAGGGCCTCGCGCCGCCCAGCCCCGACTCTGGCTCGACCTCCTCCGGTTCAACCCGGCTCGATACCCTCCGGCGCAATCCGACTGGGCGGCGGTAGCAGCCAGGGCAACAGCGCCAACAGCAAGAGCAGCCCGACGCCGCTGATCTGGTAGGGAAGGTCGGTGCCCGCCCAATCGAGCAGCGCGCCGGCGCCGAGATTCGAGAGCAGGCCACCGACGCTGACGCCGACCAGCGCCAGCAGGTTCTGACCGGTCGAGCGCAGCGCATCGGGGACGACGGCTTCCACGTAGAGCGGCGCGCCGATCACGATCCCCGCGACCGTCACACCGTGCAGCGCCTGCACCGGCGTCACCCACCACGACTCGGGTGCGAAGCCGCACACGAGCCAGCGCACCGCTGCCGCGCCGACGCCCACGGCCAACACGCCGCGCGCGCCGAGCCGTTCGAGGGTCACGCCCGAGTAGAGGATCAGCGGCACCTCGAGCACGAGCATCCACACCCACAGCGTGCTGACCGTGTCGAGGCTGCCGCCGTGGGCGCGCACGAAGAGCGGGAAGATCCCCATGGGTCCCTGCATGAAGAGATAGGCGAGAAAGCCGAACGCCAGCACGCGCAAGAAAGGCCAGTGGCGCAGCAGGGAGCGCCACTCGTGCTTCTCGGCGCGCACCGCGAGCGCCTCCTTGCGGGGCAGCGTCAG comes from Myxococcota bacterium and encodes:
- a CDS encoding chloride channel protein, which translates into the protein MAVGVGLTGALGAVVFRFLIRFVQALFFEGSDGITALFEEGVLAEAQDPLEVARRLPWYWSVALPAIGGLIVGPLIYFFAREAKGHGVPEVMAAVALRGGIMRPRVVGVKALASAISIGSGGSVGREGPIVQIGSALGSSIGQLLKLPPAQLRTIVGCGAAAGVSATFNAPIAGALFAAEVVVGNFAVAQLSPIVISSVVATVVSRFFLGNHPAFPVPSYELVSPFELVPYMGAGFVAGFVALGFMFTLYRTEDVFEKVPVPEWARAMVGGALVGTIGIFFPNIFGVGYSTIGAALTSELPALLLGTLIVIKILATSITIGSGGSGGVFAPSLFLGAMTGGFLGTFVHQWFPDATASSGAYALVTMGAVVAATTHAPITAIIMIFELTQTITIIPPLMAACVVSTLVTTYLHRDSIYTMKLRRRGIDLFEEEPSNVLRSLFVHQVMDRSPEVIRADAGFEEVIDRVLGSEHTDFFVVDRMERLVGTFHLRDFTRMLTEQEALRPIVVAGDLADPSPPTVTDADDLHLVMQVFSGTHAEEVAVVGVHESATVIGSVHKRDVMQAYNEEVLRRDLAGSVSDQMLVASKGQQVALGGGYVVQEILAPPRFFGRSIRDADIAATTGVHIVLQRKRNTDDGRPPIRVPVADDIIHEGDRLVVSGTKNAVESLDLF
- a CDS encoding aspartate-semialdehyde dehydrogenase codes for the protein MSVPFPDLRNRDLTVAVVGATGAVGEVLLDILAKRDFPIGELRPLASGRSAGSKVAFRGEQVEVAEAKPEAFEGADLVFFAATGGLSKTLAPEAAKRGAIAIDKSSTWRMDPTVPLVVPEINADALDGHQGIVSCPNCTTIGFVMALEPLRRAAGLKEVVVTTLQAVSGAGRDGIDELEAQQAALAGGGTPEASIFAAPIANNVVPLCENFRDDAFSTEEVKLLFETRKILSEPDLSVTMTCVRVPVPVGHAASVLVETEHVLAPEAARAALAEFPGVEVVDDPDARVFPTPADVVGRDEVLVGRVRKDLESDRLWLWQVSDNLRKGAATNAVQIAEALRLRPPVVRR
- a CDS encoding MFS transporter — encoded protein: MESRARDPFRSVPAQRSQDRARLTGAFAAFSIAEGAIWIALLVYAYERGGVAEASALAILLLAPSAVLAPAFGALASRSGPVLRRALGLQAGLAAGVGAVLAGFGDGLWPYAGAALLCASLSATRPIVSTLLPVVSGPAPQLSRANAMIVLFEGVGDLAGPLLAALVLGAAGPAAVLYVASVLLAVAAWTTRAAHVPDHSDAGITPAPSPLALTPDRWLLVTCLALPTLLFGAVELLAPAIGAEMLGVTGQVAGYLVAMLGCGGVAGALLARTVGTRSDLVRRHGVATLVSAAAFFGIGASYDVWTTLFLLFLCGVANGYAWVVGMSLVQRVATNAERGFLFGMLESGEAIGLALVTLGIAAVTVGLGVRGTFAIFGMCIACIVLVSQLRLRGIGKLATLPSWAAR
- a CDS encoding NUDIX hydrolase, with translation MSGPKPWRVHRVETIQECRVFSVTRMDTRSPRTGDDHHFFGIQSTDWVNVLPMTPEGEVVLVRQYRHGSGTITLETPGGMVDPGEAPAEAAARELLEETGYQPDALIPLGHINPNPALFDNRLHGFLAKDARRVAEVRNESTEETHVELLPWEELRAQIRAGKIDHALVATVVYLYELWRSEG
- a CDS encoding MFS transporter — translated: MSRDAASRTGTVGMSVFWFFALGSLGLFFPFFSLYLRENLALSGWQVGMVLAAPPLVAIAAQPFFGMLADRSGNRVGMLALLAIGTGLGHTALAFGEGFAGVLLLTTLLAFFSTPLIPTAMSVTFALTQDLHKHAFGLCRTAGTIGFGLLVVGFPYLLDAIEASRGLAPVADGPSEPALRVMFPAAAIAVVIAGLVALTLPRKEALAVRAEKHEWRSLLRHWPFLRVLAFGFLAYLFMQGPMGIFPLFVRAHGGSLDTVSTLWVWMLVLEVPLILYSGVTLERLGARGVLAVGVGAAAVRWLVCGFAPESWWVTPVQALHGVTVAGIVIGAPLYVEAVVPDALRSTGQNLLALVGVSVGGLLSNLGAGALLDWAGTDLPYQISGVGLLLLLALLPWLLPPPSRIAPEGIEPG